In Silene latifolia isolate original U9 population chromosome 3, ASM4854445v1, whole genome shotgun sequence, a single window of DNA contains:
- the LOC141645918 gene encoding germin-like protein: MAFPKVFAPLTLLLISLSLVYATDPTQLQDFCVATSDPHNAIFVNGLFCKNPMDATPEDFMFKGLDVPAPLNKLGSAVKLVSPMNLPGLNTLGISVARLDFAPYGLISPHTHPRATEVFTVLEGTIYVGFVTSNQANGGNKLFTKVLNKGDVFVFPQGLIHFQLNIGNTPAVAFSGLSSQNPGVVTISNAVFGAEPPINVDVLSKAFQLDANVIKMLQSKFSTGN, from the exons ATGGCATTTCCTAAGGTCTTTGCACCCTTAACCCTTTTGCTCATAAGTTTGTCCTTGGTCTATGCCACTGATCCTACCCAGCTCCAAGATTTTTGTGTTGCCACAAGCGATCCCCATAACGCAA TATTCGTGAATGGACTATTTTGCAAGAACCCAATGGACGCGACACCCGAAGATTTTATGTTCAAAGGGCTAGACGTTCCGGCCCCATTAAACAAACTTGGATCGGCTGTGAAACTAGTGAGTCCAATGAACTTACCCGGACTCAACACCCTTGGCATATCAGTTGCTAGGCTAGACTTCGCGCCATATGGTCTAATCTCACCCCACACCCACCCTCGTGCCACTGAGGTCTTCACCGTCTTGGAGGGAACCATATATGTTGGTTTCGTCACTTCAAACCAGGCCAATGGGGGTAACAAGTTGTTCACAAAGGTGCTTAACAAGGGAGACGTGTTCGTGTTCCCACAGGGTTTAATTCACTTTCAACTCAACATCGGCAATACACCAGCTGTTGCATTTTCGGGATTGAGTAGCCAGAATCCCGGTGTTGTTACTATTTCCAACGCGGTTTTTGGTGCTGAGCCTCCGATCAACGTTGATGTTCTATCCAAGGCATTTCAGCTTGATGCTAATGTGATCAAGATGTTGCAATCCAAGTTCTCTACCGGAAATTAA